CTTGACGGGCAGGCTGAGGATGTTGGTCTTGGTCGGGCTGACGGGAGGCGGGTGTTTCAGGAGCAGTTTGCCCTTGCTGCGTTTAAAGCGGATGGACAGCGCCCTGTGCATGTCTGCCGGGAGTTTGCCGATGATGTCCTCGTTGTTGCCCAGGCGGGGCAGGTCCTGGCCGTGTGGGAGCTCAGTCAGCTCACGGCACACGGGGCAGGACAGGGTCTTGAGCTCGGGCGCGGTCACGTTGATGCGAGCGAGACACTCCAGGCAGAAGGTGTGGCCACACACCAGCAGCTTTGGCGTCTTGAAGACGTTATCGTAAGAGCAGAAGCAGATGGCACACTCGGTGTCCTCCACGTCGTCCTCAGGACGCTTCGCTCTGCTCCGGTCGCTGtccccctctctcctgtctcgtTTGCGGGGCTCCTCGCTCCTCCCTCGTTGTCGCCACGCTCCATGgtacctgtctctctctctcctcctccctctttcccccCTCTGTGAGTCGTTACTCCTGGATCGTCTCACTCttgtagctctctctctcttccactgcTCGTCCTTactgctcctctgctccagTTTGGGTTTGACGTTGGGGGCCAGTTTGGCTCCATGGCTGTGGCCCCCCTCAGGTCTGTGTCCCTCCCTGTTGATGCTCATGTTGGAGGGATGATGTCAGAGGTAGAGAGAACTCGCTGGGACCAGATTTACACTTTCCTAAAAGAGCTGCGGGAGAAAAACCATGTTCAAAATGTTACTGCACGCATTTTACCAACAactcaccctcaccctccaccctcaccctcacGCTCACCCTACACCCTCACCCTCCACCCTCCACGCTCACTCTCCACCCTCACCctccaccctcaccctcaccctccaccctcaccctcaccctccaccctcaccctcacGCTCACCCTACACCCTCACCCTCCACCCTCCACGCTCACTCTCCACCCtcaccctccacctccccctcaccctcacacactgatcagctttaacattaaaaccagtcaTCTCCAGTAAACTTGCCCTGTGGCTCACAAGGTTGAAGCCACGCCTCCTGAAGTTGCCACTCTCCATGTGTTTAACACTCTGTGACACTTTCTAAACACATTAAAGCCGTTGATGAGTCACCtgatgctttgtgtgtgtgtgtgtgtgtgtgtgtgtgtgtggtgttttgaTTTGTAGGATCCCTGAGTGTACGTTCGTACCTCGCTGACCTACTTAAACCAAACCCTCCCTGAGACGAGCTGATCAGCTGCTTCTGAGGCTGAAggttcttcatgttctttttaaatctttaaacacGTCTTTTCTTGTTGACGTTCCACTCGGCGTGAGCGGtgcatcgtgtgtgtgtgtctgtttatccactggtgtgtgtctctgtttggaCGAGTTAGTGGAGGAAAAACCACCTGCAGTGTTTAATGATGATGAAGCAACATGTCTAATCTCTCGCTATCACGTAACATCTCTATTGTATTAAAGCTCATGTGTAGTAAGAACTGACAGAACAAGCCTTTTACTTCtttactgcagtgtgtgtgcgtgtgtgtgtgcgtgtgtgtgtgtgtgtgtgtgtgtgcgtgtgcgtgccgATGGCTTCAGGGAACTTTTGTGTTGAAAGTTCAAGGCAAACATTCCAtcagactctgactctgacacaTGTTCCATGAGAGTcagtacatgtacacatatgtacacatatgtacacatatgtacacacaccaCTGTAAACTCACAGCTGTCACACTTGTgatgactgaaaacaacagttttTAAGAGAAAAACACGAGCAACGAGAGCCtgaaataagacacaacaaggaAACACAGTTACCTGCTGAGGAAGATGAACGTTGGATCACATTGGAGAAGATGAACATGTACGTCTGTGTATCAGAGCAGTAAACACTCATTACTACTACTTCatttaggacgtgtcagaaagCAGCTGCTCTTATCCTCTGCTGTGGTGTCTGAATGCAGCAGTGCCTCCTCTGTGAagccctcctctttctcctcgccgcctcctgctctccctcctcttcctctcgtcAGACCT
The sequence above is a segment of the Solea solea chromosome 13, fSolSol10.1, whole genome shotgun sequence genome. Coding sequences within it:
- the rnf183 gene encoding E3 ubiquitin-protein ligase RNF183, with protein sequence MSINREGHRPEGGHSHGAKLAPNVKPKLEQRSSKDEQWKRERATRVRRSRSNDSQRGERGRRRERDRYHGAWRQRGRSEEPRKRDRREGDSDRSRAKRPEDDVEDTECAICFCSYDNVFKTPKLLVCGHTFCLECLARINVTAPELKTLSCPVCRELTELPHGQDLPRLGNNEDIIGKLPADMHRALSIRFKRSKGKLLLKHPPPVSPTKTNILSLPVKTHDDQAAAAAAAEAAAQAAGEHRSLPATVVDVGRPPNRVRGRLRRLFRSDRCYYAVVVAIITVTVALMLVGILAFVIVPNITIHRLPGHAENHTSQSPQTPP